From Fusarium oxysporum f. sp. lycopersici 4287 chromosome 10, whole genome shotgun sequence, the proteins below share one genomic window:
- a CDS encoding 3-phosphoshikimate 1-carboxyvinyltransferase, whose amino-acid sequence MQVRPIGALVDALRSNGAEIEYLGKENSLPLRIDAAGGFRGGDIELAATISSQYVSSILMAAPYAKNPVTLRLVGGKPISQPYIDMTITMMASFGINVEVSSDEPNTYHIPQGTYKNPREYTIESDASSATYPLAVAAITGTKCTIPNIGSKSLQGDARFAVDVLKPMGCYVEQSDHSTTVTGPAPGRLKGLAHVDMEPMTDAFLTASVLAAVASGTTRITGIANQRVKECNRIAAMKDQLAKFGVQCNELEDGIEVLGKGQGGSVVTPKVGIHCYDDHRVAMSFSVLAVASPGPVIITERECVGKTWPGWWDILSQAFKVDLVGEEPDVDDDGHESQEAVLERSVFIIGMRGAGKTTAGNWMAKLLGWKFIDLDQELERRAGRTIPEMIRGDRGWEGFRADELALLQDVMENNKTGHIFSCGGGLVETPEAREMLKSYGKSGGNVLLVHRDTDQVVEYLNRDKTRPAYTSEIRQVYLRRKDFYNECSTHLYYSPHSESSGSKAEIPSDFQQFVHSIAGRNSHFKDVLNKDYSFFVSLTVPDVDEAVALVPEVVVGSDAVELRVDLLQDRSIDSVTRQISTLRASAKKPIVFTLRTESQGGKFPDSAYEEGLQLYRLALQMGLEYVDVEMTLPDDIIQSITESRGYSRIIASHHDPKGTMSWKNASWIQYYNRALQYGDVIKLVGIARTPEDNFDLAKFKARMQEAQKTPMIVMNMGKAGKLSRVLNRFLTPVSHPALPFKAAPGQMSAAEIRRALALLGDLDPYNFYLFGKPISASRSPALHNTLFVQMGLPHQYHRLETDKIEDVREVLRSSDFGGASVTIPLKLDIMSQVDELSDAARAIGAVNTVVPLGKADTDGHRRLLGDNTDWRGMVHALHDAAIEEQADSDTRGAAMVVGSGGTTRAAVFALHSLGFSPIYIAARNQAKADALAADFPSDYSLQGLSQASDIDKVSPNVKVVISTIPADRPIDPILRELVAVVLSRPAINEERRVLLEMAYKPSHTPIMQLAEDAGNWTTIPGLEVLASQGWYQFELWTGITPLYKDARAAVLGL is encoded by the exons ATGCAGGTTCGTCCGATCGGCGCACTGGTTGATGCCTTACGCTCCAACGGTGCCGAAATCGAGTATCTTGGTAAAGAGAACAGTCTACCCTTGCGAATTGATGCCGCTGGTGGATTCAGGGGGGGGGACATCGAGCTTGCCGCGACCATTTCATCACAATACGTTTCATCAATTCTCATGGCCGCTCCTTACGCCAAGAACCCTGTAACACTGCGTCTGGTTGGAGGCAAGCCTATCTCCCAGCCCTACATCGATATGACTATTACTATGATGGCCTCCTTCGGTATCAACGTGGAGGTTTCTTCGGATGAGCCCAACACCTATCATATCCCTCAGGGTACTTATAAGAATCCTCGGGAGTACACCATTGAGAGTGACGCGAGTTCTGCGACTTACCCGCTTGCAGTTGCCGCCATCACTGGCACCAAGTGTACAATTCCCAATATTGGCTCAAAGTCCCTGCAGGGGGATGCCCGCTTCGCTGTTGATGTCCTGAAGCCTATGGGCTGTTATGTTGAGCAGTCTGACCACTCCACAACTGTCACTGGTCCTGCCCCTGGTCGACTCAAGGGCCTTGCTCACGTTGATATGGAGCCCATGACAGACGCATTCCTCACGGCGTCAGTCCTGGCCGCTGTCGCTTCGGGGACAACTCGAATCACGGGCATTGCTAATCAACGCGTCAAAGAGTGTAACCGGATTGCTGCTATGAAGGACCAGCTTGCAAAGTTTGGCGTGCAATGTaatgagcttgaggatggCATTGAGGTGCTCGGCAAGGGCCAAGGTGGCAGTGTAGTGACGCCAAAGGTTGGTATTCATTGCTATGATGACCATCGTGTTGCGATGAGCTTTAGTGTCCTTGCGGTTGCCTCGCCTGGCCCTGTAATCATCACGGAGAGGGAATGCGTTGGCAAGACCTGGCCAGGGTGGTGGGACATTCTCTCCCAAGCTTTCAAGGTCGACCTGGTCGGTGAAGAGCcagatgttgatgacgatggccACGAGAGTCAAGAGGCAGTTTTGGAACGCtcagtcttcatcatcggaaTGCGAGGCGCCGGTAAGACTACCGCTGGTAACTGGATGGCCAAGCTTCTGGGTTGGAAATTCATCGACTTGGATCAGGAGCTGGAGAGGCGTGCTGGGCGGACGATTCCCGAAATGATCAGGGGTGACCGTGGGTGGGAGGGTTTCCGTGCGGACGAGCTGGCACTTCTGCAGGATGTCATGgagaacaacaagactggCCATATCTTCTCTTGTGGTGGCGGTCTGGTCGAGACTCCGGAGGCCAGAGAGATGCTCAAGAGCTACGGCAAAAGCGGTGGCAACGTCTTGTTAGTCCACCGCGACACCGACCAAGTGGTTGAATATCTCAACCGTGATAAAACCCGGCCGGCCTACACCAGTGAGATTCGGCAGGTCTATTTGCGCCGCAAGGACTTCTACAACGAGTGCAGCACACATCTTTACTACAGTCCGCACTCCGAATCGTCTGGCTCCAAGGCGGAGATTCCCTCCGACTTCCAACAATTCGTGCATTCTATTGCGGGCAGAAACTCTCATTTCAAGGACGTTTTGAACAAAGACTACAGTTTCTTTGTGTCTCTGACTGTGCCTGACGTAGACGAGGCTGTTGCCCTAGTGCCAGAGGTTGTGGTTGGCTCTGACGCAGTCGAGCTAAGGGTTGATCTGCTCCAGGATCGTTCCATTGACTCTGTTACTCGTCAGATCTCGACTCTTCGCGCCTCAGCGAAGAAACCTATCGTTTTCACGTTGAGGACCGAGTCTCAGGGTGGTAAATTCCCTGACAGTGCCTACGAAGAAGGTCTCCAACTCTACCGCCTGGCTTTGCAGATGGGTCTGGAGTACGTCGATGTTGAAATGACGCTTCCCGACGACATCATCCAGTCTATAACAGAATCTCGCGGGTATTCACGCATAATCGCCTCTCACCATGACCCGAAGGGTACTATGTCTTGGAAGAATGCGTCGTGGATTCAGTACTACAACCGGGCTCTCCAGTACGGCGATGTCATCAAGTTGGTTGGTATTGCTCGCACTCCCGAGGACAACTTCGACCTTGCCAAATTCAAAGCTCGGATGCAGGAAGCGCAGAAGACACCCATGATTGTCATGAACATGGGCAAAGCTGGCAAGTTGAGTCGTGTACTGAACCGGTTCTTGACGCCCGTGTCTCATCCGGCCCTACCCTTCAAGGCCGCACCAGGCCAGATGTCCGCGGCTGAGATACGCCGTGCTCTGGCATTACTCGGCGACCTGGACCCATACAATTTCTATCTGTTTGGAAAGCCCATCTCAGCATCGCGCTCGCCTGCTCTTCACAACACCTTGTTCGTGCAGATGGGTCTACCTCATCAGTACCATCGTCTTGAGACGGACAAAATCGAGGACGTACGTGAAGTGCTGAGGTCTTCTGATTTTGGAGGCGCCTCGGTCACCATACCTCTCAAGTTGGACATCATGAGTCAGGTTGACGAGCTCTCTGATGCAGCTCGGGCCATCGGAGCTGTCAACACCGTTGTTCCCTTAGGTAAAGCTGACACCGATGGCCATCGACGACTTTTGGGAGACAACACAGACTGGAGAGGCATGGTACACGCTCTTCATGACGCCGCTATCGAGGAACAGGCAGACTCGGATACAAGGGGGGCAGCCATGGTCGTGGGCTCTGGCGGGACTACCCGAGCTGCCGTCTTTGCACTGCACTCTCTGGGGTTCAGCCCGATTTACATTGCCGCTCGTAACCAGGCCAAGGCAGACGCACTTGCAGCCGACTTCCCCAGTGATTACAGTCTACAAGGCCTGAGCCAGGCTTCAGACATAGACAAGGTCTCGCCGAACGTCAAGGTCGTCATCAGTACTATTCCCGCTGATCGGCCTATCGACCCAATTCTGCGGGAGCTCGTAGCTGTCGTGCTCAGTCGGCCAGCTATTAACGAAGAGCGCCGAGTCCTCCTCGAGATGGCATACAAACCCAGCCATACCCCGATAATGCAGTTGGCAGAGGATGCCGGTAACTGGACCACAATTCCAGGGCTAGAGGTTCTTGCCTCTCAGGGGTGGTATCAG TTTGAGCTCTGGACGGGAATTACACCCCTTTACAAGGACGCCCGCGCAGCCGTTCTCGGCCTGTGA